The following are from one region of the Ignavibacteriota bacterium genome:
- a CDS encoding T9SS type A sorting domain-containing protein yields MHVYRNDVLELNEAPTIPTGLEGTLLSENSILLSWLPATDDHTPSQAITYDLVIIRNGTHVPIGNENSPSNIVLTRLPEPGNISAVVEWSLTGLQNGDYQWQLRAVDAAYAGSNIAIGEFSIGAVSVDEQNEIPLSFNLEQNYPNPFNPVTLITYSIPEAGQISLKIYDALGTEIAVLVNEFKQAGIYNLKFDGSCFSSGVYFYQLTADNPSTGSGQSFIETKKMIMMK; encoded by the coding sequence ATGCATGTCTATCGCAATGATGTTTTAGAATTAAATGAAGCTCCAACAATACCAACAGGGTTGGAAGGTACACTTCTTTCTGAGAATTCAATTCTCTTATCGTGGCTGCCTGCAACAGATGACCATACACCCTCACAAGCTATAACTTATGATCTTGTTATCATACGAAATGGAACACACGTCCCAATTGGAAATGAAAATAGTCCTTCGAATATTGTACTTACGCGTTTGCCTGAGCCGGGAAATATCAGTGCGGTTGTTGAATGGTCATTGACTGGATTACAAAATGGAGATTATCAATGGCAGCTTCGAGCAGTTGATGCAGCTTATGCGGGAAGTAATATAGCAATTGGAGAATTTAGTATTGGTGCAGTCTCTGTAGATGAGCAAAATGAAATTCCATTAAGTTTTAACCTCGAACAAAATTATCCGAATCCGTTCAATCCTGTTACTTTGATTACTTACTCAATTCCTGAAGCTGGTCAGATTTCATTAAAAATCTATGATGCATTGGGAACTGAAATAGCAGTTCTTGTGAATGAATTCAAACAAGCCGGTATTTACAATCTGAAATTTGATGGAAGCTGTTTTTCAAGCGGTGTATATTTTTATCAATTAACTGCAGATAATCCTTCGACAGGCTCAGGACAAAGTTTTATTGAGACGAAAAAAATGATTATGATGAAATAG
- a CDS encoding tetratricopeptide repeat protein, giving the protein MFHLKNFIVFAIFLILALLIFGGKLNFNQSGSSSESDNPKKFSNTDSLAETSKKFKYYLDLILNNPIDKQKIQLSLKSFQPSFEREYLSALLEKRSGRYEESFKGFFSLLDKLPTYPGFYEELALSAKISDNLNKITDWLKVRKDGSGNPFYLYLEAMVEFQNGQTTVGVEKLELLVNQNFIFKELFVQLANAYRILGNYDKSFICLLKAEKLCSDNDPFLAKIINLKGTIYYLSGEYDKANAEYKSALKKSQSTGNKIEEIKSVANLAIIKDLYGEIYEARDDFHQAIEMAKIIENTELLAFLHSELGVSYTYTNNLIDSRKNYETSLELYELIKNTERLSYLSSNIGSLYLQISNYNSAFEYFKKGLTHAGENKFAKILNLTGLGDVYSNESNYAKALEYYSLAKAIADSVKDVSSILKIEQGIGALYFNVNKPYEALEILMKTESKISSTESPYEQIKLFSKIGTVLTSVDSLAAAENYFEKALSLAEYVDDIYSSLLIKTELAHNSYQQNNYDKALKLLNQVQTLSKKYDLTQLFGVQEFYKGKIFCAQRKNNLSDRNLENAFNISGEVHDYNNQIEAAYLLGKNFDERTEYSKAETWYNNAIKIIERISLSLTLNQEIQISHFSGVNSVYNSLAELYLKQGKGKEAFFIIDKARSRNTKSNLNRLKLLAHLKNESEYKQLIDLQWMITSGLYDKSVTDSLDQLLADFTKNLSSRSKELEALLNSDYSLDISELQKGFTDDDYIISVYVSDEFLTLFSLSSANFNFKTLPINRDSLIAMLQSVSPVYQSDLESQEIYINEDLFSFNALASFKLYNSVFKDFLVSIPKNSNLIFNLPTELLKFPVEMLVTEWRTGESPYLYSDKSFLLNDYKISYSPSSTIYIMQNYNSVNVSDQNLLIGDPYIMDSEYSLSVRSGLLNINPTNSRSISLSPLKYSKNEIESIDETINSNLIFKSEEATETNFKNNAHQSNVIHISTHSFLIKDQPLILFANQNDGQDDGFLELGEIVQLNLNSDLVVLSSCRSGLGRLDEAGRNYRNAKSFL; this is encoded by the coding sequence ATGTTTCATTTAAAAAATTTTATTGTCTTTGCTATTTTTTTGATTTTAGCTTTGCTGATATTCGGAGGCAAGTTAAATTTTAATCAATCCGGCTCATCCTCAGAATCAGATAATCCTAAAAAATTTTCAAATACAGATTCGCTTGCAGAAACCTCAAAAAAATTCAAATACTATCTTGATCTTATATTAAACAATCCAATTGATAAACAAAAAATTCAATTAAGTTTAAAATCTTTTCAACCTTCATTTGAAAGAGAATACCTCTCAGCATTGTTGGAAAAAAGGTCAGGTCGATATGAGGAATCTTTCAAAGGATTTTTTTCATTGCTTGATAAGCTTCCAACTTATCCGGGGTTTTATGAGGAGTTAGCTTTATCGGCTAAAATTTCTGATAATCTGAATAAAATAACAGACTGGCTGAAGGTTCGTAAAGATGGTTCTGGTAATCCATTCTATTTATATCTTGAAGCAATGGTTGAATTTCAAAATGGGCAAACAACAGTTGGAGTTGAGAAATTAGAATTATTAGTTAACCAGAATTTTATTTTTAAGGAACTTTTTGTTCAACTTGCAAATGCATATAGAATTCTCGGTAACTATGATAAATCTTTCATCTGTCTTCTCAAAGCAGAAAAATTATGTTCGGACAATGATCCGTTTCTTGCCAAAATTATTAATCTGAAAGGAACAATATATTATCTGTCGGGTGAATATGATAAAGCAAATGCCGAATATAAATCAGCGTTGAAAAAATCTCAATCAACCGGGAATAAAATTGAAGAAATAAAATCTGTTGCTAACCTTGCAATTATTAAAGATCTTTATGGAGAAATCTATGAAGCAAGAGATGACTTTCATCAGGCTATTGAGATGGCAAAAATTATTGAGAATACAGAATTGCTGGCTTTTCTTCATTCTGAATTGGGCGTTTCTTATACATATACGAATAATCTTATTGATTCACGCAAGAATTATGAAACAAGTTTGGAACTCTATGAACTAATAAAAAACACAGAGAGATTATCTTATCTTTCAAGTAACATTGGCTCATTATACTTGCAGATTTCTAATTACAATTCAGCGTTCGAATACTTCAAAAAAGGTTTAACTCATGCCGGTGAAAATAAATTTGCTAAAATATTGAACCTCACCGGGCTTGGTGATGTTTACTCGAACGAATCTAATTATGCAAAAGCTCTGGAATATTATTCGCTTGCAAAAGCTATTGCAGATTCAGTAAAGGATGTTTCTTCGATCCTCAAAATCGAACAGGGGATTGGTGCATTATACTTCAATGTCAACAAACCTTATGAAGCTCTTGAAATTTTAATGAAAACCGAATCGAAAATATCATCTACAGAATCACCTTATGAACAGATTAAATTATTTTCAAAAATTGGTACCGTTCTCACTTCAGTTGATAGTTTAGCAGCGGCTGAAAACTACTTTGAAAAGGCACTTAGCCTCGCAGAATATGTTGATGATATTTATAGTTCATTATTGATTAAAACTGAACTTGCTCACAATTCATATCAGCAAAATAATTATGACAAAGCATTAAAACTTTTAAATCAAGTTCAAACTTTATCAAAAAAATATGATCTCACACAACTTTTTGGAGTGCAGGAATTTTACAAAGGGAAAATTTTTTGTGCACAGCGAAAGAATAATTTATCAGACAGGAATCTTGAAAACGCTTTCAATATTAGTGGTGAAGTGCATGATTACAATAATCAAATCGAAGCTGCATATTTACTGGGAAAGAATTTTGATGAAAGAACTGAATATTCAAAAGCAGAAACTTGGTACAATAATGCTATTAAAATAATTGAAAGAATTTCTTTATCGTTGACGCTTAATCAGGAAATTCAGATATCACATTTTTCAGGAGTGAATTCAGTGTATAACTCACTTGCTGAATTGTATTTAAAGCAGGGAAAAGGCAAGGAAGCATTTTTTATAATTGATAAAGCAAGATCGCGGAATACAAAATCAAATCTTAACAGATTAAAACTGCTTGCGCATCTTAAAAATGAAAGCGAGTACAAACAGTTGATTGATTTACAATGGATGATTACTTCCGGGTTGTATGATAAATCTGTGACAGACTCACTTGATCAGTTATTAGCTGACTTCACAAAAAATTTAAGTTCGCGTTCAAAAGAACTTGAAGCTTTACTTAACTCTGACTATTCATTAGATATTTCTGAATTGCAGAAAGGTTTTACAGATGATGATTATATAATATCAGTGTATGTCAGTGATGAGTTTTTAACCCTGTTCAGTTTAAGTTCAGCTAATTTCAATTTTAAAACTTTACCGATAAATCGTGATAGTCTCATTGCGATGCTGCAAAGTGTATCACCGGTTTATCAGTCCGATCTGGAAAGTCAGGAAATTTATATCAATGAAGATTTATTCTCATTCAATGCATTAGCTTCGTTCAAACTGTATAATTCAGTGTTTAAAGATTTTCTTGTTTCAATTCCAAAAAATTCAAACCTGATTTTTAATCTGCCAACAGAGCTTTTAAAATTTCCGGTTGAAATGTTAGTTACAGAATGGAGAACAGGAGAGAGTCCTTATTTATATAGTGATAAAAGTTTTCTGCTTAACGATTATAAAATATCATATTCACCTTCATCAACTATTTATATTATGCAGAATTATAATTCTGTAAATGTGAGCGATCAAAATTTACTTATCGGTGATCCATACATAATGGATTCAGAATATTCGCTAAGTGTGCGAAGTGGATTATTGAACATAAACCCCACAAATTCAAGAAGTATTTCATTGTCCCCTCTGAAATATTCGAAAAACGAAATTGAAAGTATAGATGAAACAATTAACAGCAACCTGATATTTAAATCAGAAGAAGCAACAGAAACTAACTTTAAAAATAATGCGCATCAAAGTAATGTTATCCATATCTCAACACATTCTTTTCTGATCAAAGATCAGCCACTAATTTTATTTGCAAATCAAAATGATGGTCAGGATGACGGATTTTTAGAACTTGGCGAAATTGTTCAATTAAATCTGAATAGTGATTTAGTTGTATTAAGTTCCTGTCGTTCGGGTCTTGGCAGACTTGATGAAGCTGGAAGGAATTATAGGAATGCAAAAAGCTTTCTTTGA
- a CDS encoding cation transporter: MNTKSDNNKSFIKRGLKTTLTGIITSFVLAAVKIFTGIIGNSYALIADGIESLTDIFTSSIILTGLYFAAKPADENHPYGHGKAEPFAGVAVAFGIFIAAMAIIVQSVYEIITPHHAPEPFTLIVLIFVIITKETLFRFVIKVGTTANSVAIKSDAWHHRSDAITSAAAFIGISIALIGGKGYESADDFAALFASVIIIFNAYRIFKPALFELLDTAPPTQIIQKVRDIAGKVENVMGIDKCYVRKMGFDYFVDIHVLVDANLPVYKGHEIAHKVKDELMKEYSNITNVLVHIEPYFPSQIN, encoded by the coding sequence TTGAATACAAAATCTGACAACAACAAAAGTTTTATTAAACGTGGATTGAAAACCACGTTAACCGGAATAATTACCAGCTTCGTTCTCGCAGCAGTAAAAATCTTTACTGGAATTATTGGAAATTCATACGCACTTATTGCTGACGGTATTGAATCGCTCACAGATATTTTCACTTCTTCGATTATTTTAACCGGATTATATTTTGCCGCAAAACCCGCAGATGAAAATCATCCTTATGGTCACGGCAAAGCTGAACCGTTTGCCGGAGTTGCAGTTGCCTTCGGAATTTTTATTGCTGCAATGGCAATTATCGTTCAAAGTGTGTACGAAATCATTACACCTCATCACGCACCAGAACCTTTTACATTAATTGTACTCATATTTGTAATCATAACTAAAGAAACATTGTTCAGGTTTGTAATTAAAGTTGGCACAACTGCAAACAGTGTTGCAATTAAAAGTGATGCATGGCATCATAGAAGTGATGCAATAACTTCAGCAGCAGCATTCATCGGAATTTCAATAGCTCTGATCGGTGGAAAAGGATATGAATCTGCTGACGACTTCGCTGCTTTATTTGCGTCAGTGATAATAATTTTCAATGCGTATAGGATTTTCAAGCCTGCACTTTTTGAACTTCTCGATACAGCACCTCCTACTCAGATAATTCAAAAAGTAAGAGATATAGCAGGAAAAGTTGAGAATGTTATGGGGATTGATAAATGCTACGTACGCAAAATGGGTTTTGATTACTTCGTTGATATTCATGTATTAGTTGATGCAAACCTTCCTGTCTATAAAGGACATGAAATTGCACATAAAGTGAAAGATGAATTGATGAAAGAATATTCAAACATTACTAATGTTCTCGTCCATATAGAACCATATTTCCCGAGTCAGATAAATTAA
- a CDS encoding tetratricopeptide repeat protein: MKFKPIYLYSVVVLIAIIILIIVAIQENSNSTDITINNEQNIPDDDVHKQLKNQMNSSPGKENVNEEYKKRLAELEQAVKKNPNDTTALKNYADYLSASHKMDEAISYYNKILDINPKRTDVYFSLALIYYNQQDFVKCEEVNKKVLAFDPKNQMALFNIGAVAATQGNKEKAKEIWNKVISINPESETAKLAEEYLGKL, encoded by the coding sequence ATGAAATTTAAACCCATTTACTTATACAGTGTAGTTGTTCTGATAGCGATTATCATACTAATCATCGTAGCTATTCAGGAAAATTCCAACTCAACTGATATTACAATTAATAACGAACAGAATATACCTGATGACGATGTTCACAAACAATTAAAGAATCAAATGAATTCTTCACCTGGTAAAGAAAATGTAAATGAGGAATACAAAAAAAGATTGGCTGAACTTGAGCAGGCAGTAAAAAAGAATCCGAATGATACAACCGCATTAAAGAACTATGCTGATTATCTTTCAGCTTCTCACAAAATGGACGAAGCAATTTCGTACTACAATAAAATTCTGGATATTAATCCAAAAAGGACAGATGTTTATTTCTCGCTCGCATTAATCTATTACAACCAGCAGGATTTCGTTAAATGTGAAGAAGTAAATAAAAAGGTACTTGCCTTCGATCCAAAAAATCAAATGGCACTTTTTAACATTGGTGCAGTTGCAGCAACACAGGGGAATAAAGAAAAAGCGAAAGAAATCTGGAATAAAGTGATTTCAATTAATCCGGAAAGTGAAACGGCAAAGTTAGCAGAAGAGTATTTGGGTAAACTTTAA
- a CDS encoding carboxypeptidase regulatory-like domain-containing protein, which yields MKQKVLSLVIFITAVLAAQPELDIKPNKIEFEDLFSRIDYTYLINKGNAVLTIDSIDYNRSDYILDFEENQQIPFTILPNDSVKMNVTLVGFYYITYSDTSDTMFVYNNGINNVEELKVEIEFYEDDFGFVVGTVRDSLTPLDSTSIYFFYNGIYLIDKAITDASGNYQVELPEGDYTIAAERNGYYVLFKDSTYDPFFAELIEIDDDDTLTVNFNMKRITNFTNSVSGQVFDSTNTINIDKGIIIVRTGTHVPSPLSKGNQFLTDTLNAFAGFVKPDGSYTVYAELSSYYFLQAYTNNFLPGYYNDEGVASVFWQNADSIYINGGVTDKNISLVRDSSYGNGTIQGSINFTSFSDQTNYEGITLLARNINTNALYSYNFGKEKANYSIYNIPYGTYEIVAQKIGFDNAFSQIVTIDSLNVIAGGINITFIIDDISDDVQISKDYFLHQNYPNPFNPTTNISFYLPSTSYVRLKVINILGETISNLIDDELSSGLHSVVFDGKGLSSGIYFVILDANHFRLSRKMLLLK from the coding sequence ATGAAGCAAAAAGTATTATCGCTGGTAATTTTTATTACCGCTGTTCTGGCAGCTCAGCCTGAATTGGACATTAAGCCAAACAAAATTGAATTTGAAGATCTATTCAGCAGAATAGATTATACATATTTAATTAATAAAGGCAATGCAGTTCTTACGATAGACAGCATTGATTATAATCGTTCCGATTATATTCTGGATTTTGAGGAAAATCAACAGATCCCTTTCACGATACTTCCGAATGACTCAGTCAAAATGAATGTTACTCTTGTGGGTTTTTATTATATAACATATAGCGATACTTCGGATACAATGTTTGTTTATAATAATGGGATAAATAATGTTGAAGAACTTAAAGTGGAAATAGAATTTTATGAGGATGATTTCGGTTTTGTTGTTGGAACTGTCCGAGATAGCCTCACACCGCTTGACAGTACTTCAATTTACTTTTTCTATAACGGAATTTATTTAATCGACAAAGCTATAACAGATGCATCTGGGAATTATCAAGTAGAATTGCCTGAAGGTGATTACACAATTGCCGCAGAAAGAAACGGTTACTATGTTTTGTTTAAAGATAGTACTTATGATCCGTTTTTTGCAGAACTAATTGAAATTGATGATGACGATACTTTGACCGTCAATTTCAATATGAAGCGGATTACTAACTTCACAAATTCTGTTTCCGGACAGGTTTTCGATTCAACTAACACTATAAACATTGACAAAGGAATCATTATTGTAAGAACAGGTACACACGTTCCTTCTCCGCTATCAAAAGGAAACCAATTTCTTACAGATACATTGAACGCTTTTGCCGGTTTCGTTAAACCGGATGGAAGTTATACAGTTTATGCGGAATTGAGCAGCTACTATTTCCTTCAGGCATACACAAATAATTTTTTACCAGGATATTACAATGATGAAGGAGTTGCATCTGTCTTCTGGCAGAATGCAGATTCAATTTATATTAATGGTGGCGTTACAGATAAAAATATTTCACTGGTGCGGGACTCATCTTACGGAAATGGAACTATTCAAGGTTCGATCAATTTTACTTCATTCTCCGACCAGACAAATTATGAAGGCATAACTCTTCTCGCACGAAACATTAACACAAATGCTTTATACTCTTATAATTTTGGAAAAGAAAAAGCAAACTATAGTATATATAATATTCCTTACGGCACATACGAAATTGTTGCACAGAAAATCGGTTTTGATAATGCGTTTAGTCAAATCGTAACAATAGATTCATTGAATGTGATAGCGGGTGGAATAAACATAACTTTCATTATTGATGACATATCTGATGATGTTCAGATTTCTAAAGATTATTTTTTACATCAGAACTATCCGAACCCATTTAATCCAACAACAAATATTTCATTTTATTTACCATCCACTTCTTATGTCCGATTAAAAGTGATTAATATTCTTGGCGAAACTATATCAAATCTGATTGATGATGAACTTTCATCCGGTTTACATTCGGTTGTATTTGATGGAAAAGGATTATCATCAGGAATTTATTTTGTGATTCTTGATGCAAATCACTTCAGACTAAGCCGAAAAATGCTGCTTCTGAAGTAA
- a CDS encoding RNA polymerase sigma factor, with protein sequence MDDLTQNVYLSFAEQYQIVNEPEKWLRRVLFLNFVRWYKSEKNKTFSSLKENLPAPDKFSEAADIIDAERVLNLMNTLSEEKQEIVKLRFWGDLKFNEIAEKLNKNEAAVKKMFYRTLLELKEKLE encoded by the coding sequence GTGGACGACCTTACGCAAAATGTTTACCTTTCTTTTGCTGAGCAGTATCAAATCGTTAATGAACCTGAAAAATGGCTCAGAAGAGTGTTGTTCTTAAACTTTGTTAGATGGTATAAATCAGAAAAAAATAAAACTTTTTCCTCACTTAAAGAAAATCTGCCGGCACCGGATAAATTTTCAGAAGCTGCGGATATAATTGACGCTGAACGAGTCTTGAATCTGATGAATACACTAAGTGAAGAGAAACAGGAAATTGTCAAACTAAGATTTTGGGGTGATTTGAAATTCAATGAGATTGCTGAGAAATTGAACAAGAATGAAGCTGCTGTTAAGAAAATGTTTTACAGGACTTTACTTGAGTTGAAGGAAAAATTAGAATAA
- a CDS encoding T9SS type A sorting domain-containing protein: MNNYIFTRVSTAIIISILITSLSFAQNWHIQNSNTIKELEGIHMITSTEGWICGDDGVMLHTTNSGDTWTVSTLTSSDLNQIVFKDASNGIVVGDDGEIFTTTNGGTNWILKNSGTNTDFNGAAYAGNSTYFAVGDTGVAFKSTDNGNTWISLNTSTVQELHSVAAIDQNVWIGARNGLMLFSSNGGTTFASMSNPASDDIKDIQFIDASTGFACGSNSFFMFTSDGGTNWVSRSSGIQHELDGLHFVNQSIGWVVGDAGNLYSTTNAGLNWIAEQSQTIQDLNSIHSFDGINVWGVGEFGVIITNYSSPSGIDLENNIAFNYNLEQNYPNPFNPSTTIWFSIPASGFISLKVYNTLGVEVKTLVNQVLSAGSYSIEFNADGLNSGVLFYTLSSNNFKYTRKMILTK, from the coding sequence ATGAATAACTATATTTTTACCAGAGTATCAACTGCAATTATTATTTCCATTTTGATCACTTCACTTTCCTTCGCACAAAACTGGCACATTCAAAATTCAAATACAATCAAAGAATTGGAAGGAATTCACATGATCACTTCCACTGAAGGCTGGATATGCGGAGATGACGGAGTTATGCTTCATACCACAAATTCCGGAGATACCTGGACCGTTTCTACATTAACAAGTTCAGATCTGAATCAAATTGTATTTAAAGATGCAAGCAATGGAATTGTTGTTGGCGATGACGGAGAAATTTTCACCACTACAAATGGCGGCACAAATTGGATTTTAAAAAACAGCGGCACAAACACGGATTTCAATGGAGCAGCTTATGCAGGCAATTCAACTTATTTTGCTGTCGGTGATACAGGTGTAGCTTTCAAATCTACTGATAATGGAAACACCTGGATAAGTTTAAATACCAGTACTGTTCAAGAACTTCATAGTGTCGCAGCAATTGATCAGAATGTTTGGATCGGTGCAAGAAATGGTCTAATGTTATTTTCAAGTAATGGAGGGACAACTTTCGCTTCGATGAGCAATCCGGCAAGCGATGATATAAAAGATATTCAATTCATTGATGCGTCAACGGGATTTGCCTGTGGTAGTAATTCATTTTTTATGTTCACAAGTGATGGTGGTACTAACTGGGTTTCACGTTCTTCAGGAATTCAACATGAGTTGGATGGGTTACATTTTGTGAATCAGTCCATTGGTTGGGTTGTAGGAGATGCAGGAAATTTATACTCAACAACAAACGCAGGATTAAATTGGATTGCGGAACAATCACAAACCATACAGGATTTAAATTCTATTCATTCTTTCGATGGAATTAATGTATGGGGTGTCGGAGAATTTGGAGTAATAATTACGAATTACTCATCACCAAGCGGAATCGATTTGGAAAATAATATTGCATTTAATTATAACCTCGAACAAAATTATCCGAATCCGTTTAATCCTTCTACAACAATTTGGTTTTCAATTCCCGCATCAGGATTCATATCGCTAAAGGTTTACAACACTTTAGGTGTTGAAGTCAAAACTCTCGTAAATCAGGTTTTATCAGCTGGTTCATATAGTATCGAATTCAATGCTGATGGATTAAACAGCGGCGTGTTATTTTATACGTTAAGCAGTAACAATTTCAAATACACACGGAAGATGATCCTTACAAAATAA
- a CDS encoding CHAT domain-containing protein, whose amino-acid sequence MKLEGIIGMQKAFFDAGSKSVLVSLWDVNDKYTSFFMKDFYTHLANGKSKTEALRQTKLDFIKNYSANPYYWSAFVLSGNSSPINIEQASPVSIVNVLTILLLASIIYFIFSRIRSRKSR is encoded by the coding sequence ATGAAGCTGGAAGGAATTATAGGAATGCAAAAAGCTTTCTTTGATGCCGGAAGTAAAAGCGTATTAGTTTCTTTGTGGGATGTGAATGATAAATACACATCATTTTTTATGAAGGATTTTTATACTCATCTGGCGAATGGAAAATCCAAAACCGAAGCATTAAGACAAACAAAACTGGACTTTATAAAAAATTATTCGGCAAATCCCTACTATTGGTCTGCGTTTGTTTTGTCAGGCAATTCATCTCCAATAAATATTGAACAAGCCTCACCAGTGAGTATTGTTAATGTGTTGACGATTCTTTTACTGGCATCCATAATTTATTTTATTTTTTCAAGGATCCGTTCAAGAAAATCAAGATAA
- a CDS encoding PepSY domain-containing protein: MLQKIFIAVGIIFSLTLNIACSEDVNNPDSDSNINKTQAVQKAQQTNSGTVTKTESTIHDGVKVWEVYMITTSGGELKIKYRVDNGTLVEMKGTSPSFDYEVQPGMNLINYSTAKTIALNVKNGDIIDWKLEKDESDNRWEYRFIISLEWEIRIDAVTGVVLRIK, translated from the coding sequence ATGTTACAAAAAATTTTTATCGCAGTTGGAATTATTTTTTCACTTACTTTAAATATTGCATGTTCTGAAGATGTTAATAATCCGGATAGCGATTCAAATATTAATAAGACGCAGGCAGTTCAAAAGGCACAGCAGACAAATTCCGGAACAGTAACTAAAACAGAATCGACAATCCATGACGGCGTTAAAGTCTGGGAAGTTTACATGATTACTACATCAGGCGGTGAATTAAAAATAAAGTACCGTGTTGATAATGGCACATTGGTTGAAATGAAGGGTACGTCTCCTTCGTTTGATTATGAAGTTCAACCCGGAATGAATTTAATTAATTATTCAACTGCAAAAACTATTGCCTTAAATGTAAAGAATGGTGATATCATAGATTGGAAATTAGAAAAAGATGAAAGTGATAACAGATGGGAATACAGATTTATTATATCGCTGGAGTGGGAAATCAGAATTGATGCTGTTACCGGAGTTGTATTAAGAATTAAGTAA